In a single window of the Leisingera daeponensis DSM 23529 genome:
- the tyrS gene encoding tyrosine--tRNA ligase, translated as MTYTPKSDFVAVMMERGFLADCTDYQGLDEALLQGVRPAYIGFDATAKSLHVGSLIQIMMLRWFQKTGHQPITLMGGGTTKVGDPSFRADERPLLTEAQIDENIAGIKKVFSAYIDYDTEAPNKALMLNNAEWLDGLNYLEFLRDIGRHFSVNRMLSFESVKSRLDREQSLSFLEFNYMILQAYDFMELNRRYGCILQMGGSDQWGNIVNGIDLTRRVIDHEVYGLTSPLLTTSDGKKMGKTADGAIWLNADMRSPYEFWQFWRNTTDADVGRFLKLYTELPVAECERLGALAGSEINAAKVILANEVTTLCHGADAAAAAEATAREVFEKGGVGDDLPTLSLSPADLGDGISIVQLIVKSGLAKSGKDAKRLIAEHGAKIDDQPLTDAGLIIDAGALTSPIKLSAGKKRHALVRLDG; from the coding sequence ATGACCTACACACCGAAATCGGATTTCGTCGCAGTCATGATGGAACGCGGGTTCCTCGCGGACTGCACCGATTATCAAGGGCTGGACGAAGCCCTGCTGCAAGGTGTGCGCCCGGCCTATATCGGCTTTGACGCGACAGCGAAGTCGCTGCACGTCGGCTCGCTGATCCAGATCATGATGCTGCGCTGGTTCCAGAAGACCGGCCACCAGCCGATCACCCTGATGGGCGGCGGCACCACCAAGGTGGGCGACCCTTCCTTCCGCGCCGATGAGCGCCCGCTGCTGACCGAGGCGCAGATCGACGAGAACATCGCAGGCATCAAGAAGGTGTTCTCCGCCTACATCGACTATGACACCGAAGCGCCGAACAAGGCGCTTATGCTGAACAACGCCGAATGGCTGGACGGCCTGAACTACCTGGAATTCCTGCGCGACATCGGCCGCCACTTCTCGGTGAACCGGATGCTGTCGTTCGAAAGCGTGAAATCGCGCCTCGACCGCGAGCAGTCGCTGTCGTTCCTCGAATTCAACTACATGATCCTGCAGGCCTATGACTTCATGGAGCTGAACCGCCGCTACGGCTGCATCCTGCAGATGGGCGGCTCGGACCAGTGGGGCAATATCGTCAACGGCATCGACCTGACCCGCCGGGTGATCGACCACGAGGTCTATGGCCTCACCTCGCCGCTCTTGACCACCTCGGACGGCAAGAAGATGGGCAAGACGGCGGACGGCGCCATCTGGCTCAACGCCGACATGCGCAGCCCGTATGAGTTCTGGCAGTTCTGGCGCAACACCACCGATGCGGATGTGGGCCGCTTCCTGAAGCTCTACACCGAGCTGCCGGTGGCGGAATGCGAGCGTCTGGGCGCGCTGGCAGGATCCGAGATCAACGCCGCCAAGGTGATCCTCGCCAATGAGGTGACCACCCTGTGCCACGGCGCAGACGCGGCGGCGGCGGCAGAGGCGACCGCGCGCGAAGTGTTCGAGAAAGGCGGCGTCGGCGACGACCTGCCAACCCTCAGCCTGTCGCCCGCCGATCTGGGCGACGGCATTTCGATCGTGCAGCTGATCGTGAAATCCGGCCTCGCCAAATCCGGCAAGGACGCCAAGCGCCTGATTGCGGAACATGGCGCCAAGATCGACGACCAGCCGCTGACCGATGCAGGCCTGATAATCGACGCGGGCGCGCTGACCTCGCCGATCAAGCTGAGCGCGGGCAAGAAACGCCACGCCCTGGTGCGGCTGGACGGCTGA
- a CDS encoding anhydro-N-acetylmuramic acid kinase, which yields MSKAIGKTGAVRALGAMSGTSLDGVDAAVVITDGARIHGFGESSYREYSAEERSVLRAGLGKWAGPEVEAAAAVCDAAHAAALAEFRDVEIVGFHGQTLAHAPRLRGTLQVGDGASLAEKLGKPVVWDFRSDDVAMGGEGAPLAPFFHFACAKYIGAEKPLCFLNLGGVGNLTYVDPRFERPEEPGALLAFDTGPANAPVNDLVQERLGIPWDADGKVARSGTVETGALELFLAEPYFARMPPKSLDRNDFSEMVGLVKELSDADAAATLVAMCAAAVAQGMEHCPQPPEVVLVTGGGRRNPVLMEMLRVSLDCPVKPVEDAGLDGDMLEAQAFAHLAVRVARGLPTSAPGTTGVGACVGGGVVSMPDA from the coding sequence ATGAGCAAGGCCATTGGAAAAACGGGCGCGGTCAGGGCATTGGGCGCGATGAGCGGCACCTCGCTGGACGGGGTCGATGCGGCGGTGGTGATCACCGACGGCGCGCGCATTCACGGATTCGGCGAGAGCAGTTACCGGGAGTATTCGGCAGAGGAGCGCAGCGTCTTGCGCGCGGGTCTGGGCAAATGGGCCGGGCCGGAGGTGGAGGCCGCGGCAGCGGTCTGCGATGCGGCCCATGCGGCGGCGCTGGCGGAGTTCCGGGACGTGGAGATCGTCGGCTTTCACGGTCAGACCCTGGCCCATGCGCCGCGGCTGCGGGGGACGCTGCAGGTGGGCGACGGCGCTTCCTTGGCTGAAAAGCTTGGCAAGCCGGTGGTCTGGGATTTTCGCTCCGACGATGTGGCGATGGGCGGCGAGGGCGCGCCGCTGGCGCCGTTCTTTCACTTTGCCTGCGCGAAATACATCGGTGCGGAGAAGCCCTTGTGTTTCCTGAACCTGGGCGGGGTCGGCAACCTCACCTATGTGGATCCGCGGTTCGAGAGGCCGGAGGAGCCGGGCGCGCTCTTGGCGTTTGACACCGGTCCGGCGAATGCGCCGGTCAATGATCTGGTACAGGAGCGCCTGGGCATTCCCTGGGACGCGGATGGCAAGGTCGCGCGCTCAGGCACCGTGGAAACCGGCGCGCTGGAGTTGTTTCTTGCCGAGCCCTATTTCGCAAGGATGCCGCCCAAGTCGCTGGACAGGAACGATTTTTCCGAGATGGTCGGGCTGGTCAAGGAGTTGAGCGATGCGGATGCGGCGGCGACCCTTGTCGCCATGTGCGCAGCCGCGGTGGCGCAAGGCATGGAGCATTGCCCGCAGCCGCCCGAGGTGGTGCTGGTCACCGGCGGCGGGCGCCGCAATCCGGTGCTGATGGAGATGCTGCGGGTGTCGCTCGACTGCCCGGTGAAGCCGGTGGAGGATGCTGGGCTAGACGGCGACATGCTGGAGGCGCAGGCCTTTGCCCATCTGGCCGTGCGGGTGGCGAGGGGCCTGCCGACCTCGGCTCCCGGCACGACGGGCGTCGGCGCCTGTGTCGGCGGCGGTGTTGTCAGCATGCCGGATGCGTAA
- a CDS encoding cupin domain-containing protein has translation MDADRIIEHLGLQQHPEGGWYKETWRAENEGRPTGTCIYFLLKAGEASHWHRVDAAEIWLYHAGAPLVLSLAATDEGPAQDHLLTPDLAKGAPQLIVPEGHWQAARSTGDYTLVSCTVSPGFQFEGFELAAPGFDIPRG, from the coding sequence ATGGACGCGGACCGGATCATCGAACACCTGGGCCTGCAGCAGCACCCGGAGGGCGGCTGGTACAAGGAAACCTGGCGCGCAGAGAATGAGGGCCGCCCAACAGGCACCTGTATTTATTTCCTTTTAAAGGCAGGCGAGGCCAGCCACTGGCACCGCGTCGATGCTGCTGAGATCTGGCTCTACCACGCCGGCGCGCCGCTGGTGCTGTCGCTGGCGGCTACGGACGAAGGCCCGGCGCAGGACCACCTGCTGACCCCGGATCTGGCCAAGGGCGCACCGCAGCTGATCGTGCCGGAGGGCCACTGGCAGGCGGCCCGCAGCACCGGCGACTACACGCTGGTCAGCTGCACGGTGTCGCCGGGCTTCCAGTTTGAAGGCTTCGAGCTCGCCGCTCCAGGCTTCGACATCCCGCGCGGCTGA
- a CDS encoding protein adenylyltransferase SelO, translated as MTLTIPFDNTYAALPGQFHSKLPPQAVKAPRLVAFNEDLARVLGITPGDTAEMAEVFSGNRVPDGADPLAQLYSGHQFGTYNPQLGDGRAILLGETVGTDGKRRDIQLKGSGRTPYSRGGDGRAWLGPVLREYVVSEAMHALGIPTTRALAAVETGETVWREGGLPGAVLTRVAASHLRVGTFQIFAARGDKASLRQLTDYAIARHYPEAEGPMGLLSAVRDAQAELIAAWMAVGFIHGVMNTDNFSISGETIDYGPCAFMDVYHPHTVFSSIDRGRRYAYANQPSIAVWNLAQLATALIQQLDDPQDGVAQATEIVHAMPDRTEAAWLARFRAKLGITSAQEGDLELVTSLLGRMAENQSDFTNTFRALAEGTARDQFTDPAAFEAWEPDWKARLEGEPDPQAVMRRANPAFIPRNHRIEDMIAGAVAGDYTLFHRLNDVLARPYDDQPEHADLQRPPLPEEVVQATFCGT; from the coding sequence ATGACACTCACGATCCCCTTTGACAACACCTATGCCGCCCTGCCGGGGCAGTTCCACTCCAAACTGCCGCCGCAAGCGGTGAAGGCGCCCCGGCTGGTGGCGTTCAACGAGGATCTGGCGCGGGTCCTGGGCATCACCCCCGGGGATACAGCGGAGATGGCGGAGGTGTTCAGCGGCAACCGGGTGCCGGACGGGGCCGATCCGCTGGCGCAGCTTTATTCCGGGCATCAGTTCGGCACTTACAACCCGCAGCTCGGCGACGGGCGCGCGATCCTGCTGGGCGAGACCGTCGGCACCGACGGCAAACGCCGCGACATCCAGCTGAAAGGGTCGGGGCGGACGCCCTATTCCCGGGGCGGCGATGGGCGCGCCTGGCTGGGGCCGGTCCTGCGCGAATATGTGGTGAGCGAGGCGATGCACGCGCTTGGCATCCCGACCACCCGGGCGCTGGCGGCGGTGGAAACCGGCGAGACGGTCTGGCGTGAGGGCGGCCTGCCCGGCGCGGTGCTGACGCGGGTGGCGGCGAGCCATCTGCGGGTGGGGACCTTCCAGATCTTTGCCGCACGCGGCGACAAGGCGAGCCTGCGGCAGCTGACGGACTACGCCATTGCCCGCCATTACCCGGAGGCGGAGGGGCCGATGGGACTGCTCAGCGCGGTGCGCGATGCGCAGGCGGAGCTGATTGCGGCGTGGATGGCGGTGGGCTTCATCCACGGGGTGATGAACACCGACAATTTCTCGATCTCAGGGGAAACCATCGACTACGGTCCGTGCGCCTTCATGGATGTCTACCATCCGCACACGGTGTTTTCCTCAATCGACCGCGGGCGGCGCTATGCCTATGCCAACCAGCCCTCGATTGCGGTGTGGAACCTGGCGCAGCTGGCCACCGCGCTGATCCAGCAGCTGGACGACCCGCAGGACGGTGTCGCGCAAGCCACCGAAATCGTGCATGCGATGCCGGACCGCACGGAGGCAGCCTGGCTGGCCCGCTTCCGCGCCAAGCTTGGGATCACTTCCGCGCAGGAGGGCGACCTGGAGCTGGTGACCTCCCTGCTCGGACGGATGGCGGAGAATCAGAGCGATTTCACCAACACCTTCCGGGCCCTGGCAGAGGGCACGGCACGGGACCAGTTCACCGATCCGGCGGCATTCGAGGCCTGGGAGCCGGATTGGAAGGCACGGCTGGAGGGGGAGCCGGACCCGCAAGCGGTGATGCGCCGCGCCAACCCGGCGTTCATCCCGCGCAATCACCGGATCGAGGACATGATCGCAGGCGCGGTGGCAGGGGATTACACCCTGTTCCACCGGCTGAACGATGTGCTGGCCCGCCCTTACGATGACCAGCCGGAGCACGCCGATCTGCAGCGCCCGCCGCTGCCCGAGGAAGTGGTGCAGGCGACCTTCTGCGGGACCTGA
- a CDS encoding endonuclease/exonuclease/phosphatase family protein — MPKKPPPDTLRIATYNIQKCVGMDLRRRPERTLQVLSGLGADVAVLQEADKRLPPRPAALPHFLVEETGWQAVDLGGAGSLGWHGNAVLFRDSVRLRAEGHIALPGLEPRGAVWALFETEAGLVRVIGAHLGLTGRARREQMHALARAAEADDAAVVLAGDFNEWSRSPVLEHIAPALTFLPPKASFPALRPLGALDRIAHCRRLEAVAHGVHGARPAHIASDHLPVWADLRAV; from the coding sequence ATGCCGAAGAAACCGCCGCCGGATACCCTGCGGATCGCGACCTACAATATCCAGAAATGTGTCGGCATGGACTTGCGCCGGCGGCCGGAGCGCACCTTGCAGGTGCTGTCCGGGCTGGGCGCCGATGTGGCTGTGCTGCAGGAGGCCGACAAGCGGCTGCCGCCGCGGCCTGCGGCGCTGCCGCATTTCCTGGTCGAGGAGACCGGCTGGCAGGCGGTGGATCTGGGCGGGGCAGGGTCTCTGGGGTGGCATGGCAATGCGGTGCTGTTCCGCGACAGCGTGCGGCTGCGGGCCGAGGGCCATATCGCGCTGCCGGGGCTGGAGCCGCGCGGTGCGGTCTGGGCGCTGTTTGAGACAGAGGCGGGGCTGGTCCGGGTGATCGGCGCGCATCTGGGGCTGACAGGGCGCGCCCGGCGCGAGCAGATGCATGCGCTGGCCCGGGCGGCGGAGGCGGATGACGCCGCGGTGGTGCTGGCGGGGGATTTCAACGAATGGTCGCGATCTCCGGTGCTGGAGCATATCGCCCCGGCGCTGACCTTTCTGCCGCCGAAAGCCAGCTTTCCGGCGCTGCGGCCGCTGGGGGCGCTGGACCGGATCGCCCATTGCCGGCGGCTGGAGGCGGTGGCGCATGGGGTGCATGGCGCGCGGCCGGCGCATATCGCCTCCGACCATTTGCCGGTCTGGGCGGATTTGCGCGCGGTTTGA
- a CDS encoding DEAD/DEAH box helicase, which yields MTEFSTMGLPEKLLARLQDMGLNDPTPIQARAIPHALNGKDVLGLAQTGTGKTAAFGVPLIAQMMQYGRKPAANTVRGLVLAPTRELANQIADTLKGLTENTPMKVGLVVGGVSINPQISRIAKGTDILVATPGRLIDILDRGALDLGSCDFLVLDEADQMLDLGFIHTLRKIAALLPTERQTMLFSATMPKQMNEIANSYLQSPVRIEVSPPGKAADKVTQSVHFIAKAEKLSLLKELLAEHKHERALVFGRTKHGMEKLMKVLDKAGFAAAAIHGNKSQGQRERALAAFKSGDIKVLVATDVAARGLDIPDVKHVYNYELPNVPDAYVHRIGRTARAGKDGAAIAFCAPDEMEELKAIQKVMKITIPVASGRAWEAMPDPAAPAGKPGGRPGGRRGGGKPGGQRRRGGAGSSSSSQGKPQGAAPANAQRRGQKQRAR from the coding sequence GTGACTGAATTTTCGACCATGGGGCTTCCTGAAAAGCTCCTCGCCCGTCTCCAGGACATGGGCCTCAATGACCCCACCCCGATCCAGGCCCGCGCCATTCCGCATGCCTTGAACGGCAAGGACGTGCTGGGTCTCGCGCAGACCGGCACCGGCAAGACCGCCGCTTTTGGCGTGCCGCTGATCGCGCAGATGATGCAATACGGCCGCAAACCCGCCGCCAACACCGTGCGCGGCCTGGTGCTGGCCCCCACCCGCGAGCTGGCCAACCAGATCGCCGACACCCTGAAGGGCCTGACCGAAAACACCCCGATGAAGGTCGGCCTGGTGGTTGGCGGAGTCTCCATCAATCCGCAGATTTCCCGCATTGCCAAGGGCACCGACATCCTGGTCGCCACCCCGGGCCGCCTGATCGACATCCTCGACCGCGGCGCCCTGGACCTCGGCTCCTGCGACTTCCTGGTGCTGGACGAGGCCGACCAGATGCTGGACCTCGGCTTCATCCACACTCTGCGCAAGATCGCGGCGCTGCTGCCCACCGAACGCCAGACCATGCTGTTCTCGGCCACCATGCCCAAGCAGATGAATGAGATCGCCAACTCCTACCTGCAAAGCCCGGTCCGGATCGAGGTTTCGCCTCCGGGCAAGGCCGCCGACAAGGTCACCCAGTCGGTGCATTTCATCGCCAAGGCAGAAAAGCTGAGCCTGCTGAAGGAACTGCTGGCAGAACACAAGCACGAGCGCGCGCTGGTGTTCGGCCGCACCAAACACGGCATGGAAAAGCTGATGAAGGTGCTGGACAAGGCAGGCTTTGCCGCCGCCGCGATCCACGGCAACAAAAGCCAGGGCCAGCGCGAACGCGCCCTCGCGGCGTTCAAATCCGGCGACATCAAGGTTCTGGTTGCCACCGATGTGGCCGCCCGCGGCCTGGATATCCCGGACGTGAAGCACGTCTACAACTACGAGCTGCCGAATGTGCCCGACGCGTATGTGCACCGCATCGGCCGCACCGCACGCGCCGGCAAGGATGGCGCCGCCATCGCCTTCTGCGCGCCGGATGAGATGGAAGAGCTGAAAGCAATCCAGAAGGTGATGAAGATCACCATCCCCGTCGCCTCCGGCCGCGCCTGGGAAGCAATGCCCGATCCGGCTGCGCCCGCAGGCAAACCCGGCGGCCGTCCCGGCGGACGCCGCGGCGGCGGCAAACCCGGCGGCCAGCGCCGCCGTGGCGGCGCCGGCAGCAGCAGCAGCAGCCAGGGCAAACCCCAGGGCGCAGCCCCTGCAAACGCCCAGCGCCGCGGCCAGAAACAGCGCGCACGCTGA
- a CDS encoding Fur family transcriptional regulator has protein sequence MAKTIIARCERKGLRMTGQRRVIAQVLQDSDDHPDVEELYARASAMDAGISIATVYRTVKLFEEAGILERLEFGDGRARYEDAEREHHDHLIDMNTGEVIEFCDPEIEELQERIARKLGYELRGHKLELYGVPRKAD, from the coding sequence ATGGCAAAGACGATTATCGCCCGCTGCGAGCGCAAGGGCCTGCGCATGACCGGCCAGCGCCGGGTGATTGCCCAGGTGCTGCAGGACAGCGATGATCACCCGGACGTCGAGGAGCTTTATGCCCGCGCCAGCGCGATGGACGCCGGCATTTCGATCGCCACCGTGTACCGGACGGTGAAGCTGTTCGAGGAAGCGGGCATTCTGGAGCGGCTGGAGTTCGGCGACGGGCGGGCGCGCTATGAGGATGCCGAGCGCGAGCATCACGACCACCTGATCGACATGAACACCGGCGAGGTGATCGAGTTCTGCGATCCGGAGATCGAGGAGCTGCAGGAGCGGATCGCCCGCAAGCTGGGCTATGAGCTGCGCGGCCACAAGCTGGAGCTTTACGGGGTGCCGCGCAAGGCAGATTGA
- a CDS encoding DMT family transporter, which translates to MNNLHGILLVIASMAFFTLEDMFIKQLSGTLPVGQILICLGVGSGLVFAVMARMQGHSLFAPRCWRLRPVLRASTEAVSAMSFASALALVDISVVAAVFQATPLVITMGAALFLGEQVGWRRWLAICVGFAGVLLIIRPGLDSFEPAALLVVIAVLGVATRDLMTRVMDSAVPSTVVSFQAFLAVIPAGLLLLAFTPGEVKAMVQNEYLMMAGGVLFGVLGYYGIVTATRVGDASAVTPFRYTRLLFSILAGVLVFGERPDGLTLAGAALIIGSGLYTFVREQRLARRARRAAAAAA; encoded by the coding sequence ATGAACAATCTGCACGGCATTCTGCTGGTCATTGCCTCGATGGCTTTCTTCACGCTTGAGGATATGTTCATCAAGCAGCTGTCGGGCACCTTGCCGGTCGGGCAGATCCTGATCTGCCTGGGTGTTGGCAGCGGTCTGGTCTTTGCTGTGATGGCGCGGATGCAGGGGCACAGCCTGTTTGCACCGCGCTGCTGGCGGCTGCGGCCTGTTCTGCGGGCATCGACCGAGGCGGTTTCGGCGATGAGCTTTGCCTCGGCGCTGGCGCTGGTGGATATTTCGGTGGTGGCGGCGGTCTTTCAGGCAACGCCGCTGGTGATCACCATGGGTGCGGCGCTGTTTCTGGGCGAACAGGTCGGCTGGCGGCGCTGGCTGGCGATCTGCGTCGGCTTTGCCGGGGTTTTGCTGATCATCCGGCCGGGGCTGGACAGTTTCGAGCCTGCGGCGCTGCTGGTTGTGATCGCGGTGCTGGGGGTCGCGACGCGGGATCTGATGACGCGGGTGATGGACAGCGCGGTGCCTTCCACCGTTGTCAGTTTTCAGGCGTTTCTGGCGGTGATCCCTGCGGGGCTGCTGCTGCTGGCCTTCACGCCCGGCGAGGTGAAGGCGATGGTGCAGAACGAATACCTGATGATGGCAGGCGGTGTGCTGTTCGGGGTTCTGGGCTATTACGGGATCGTTACGGCGACACGGGTGGGCGATGCCTCGGCGGTGACGCCGTTCCGCTATACCCGTTTGCTGTTCTCCATTCTGGCGGGGGTGCTGGTGTTTGGCGAACGGCCCGACGGGCTGACCTTGGCGGGGGCCGCATTGATCATCGGGTCGGGGCTTTACACCTTTGTGCGCGAGCAGCGGCTGGCGCGGCGGGCCCGCCGCGCAGCAGCGGCTGCGGCCTGA
- the eno gene encoding phosphopyruvate hydratase: protein MSTIIDIHAREILDSRGNPTVEVDVILEDGTMGRAAVPSGASTGAYEAVEKRDGDKSRYMGKGVLEAVAAVNGEIAEELVGFDATEQVAVDQAMIELDGTENKGRLGANAILGVSMAVAKAAADFTTQPLYRYIGGTSARVLPVPMMNIINGGEHADNPIDIQEFMIMPVAAENIRDAVRMGSEVFHTLKKELSAAGLSTGIGDEGGFAPNIASTREALDFVLKSIEKAGYKPGEEIYLALDCAATEYYKDGKYVLSGEGKTLSSEENVAYLAALVKDYPIISIEDGMSEDDWDGWKALTDELGGKVQLVGDDLFVTNPARLAEGIERGCANSMLVKVNQIGSLTETLKAVDMAHRARYTNVMSHRSGETEDATIADLAVATNCGQIKTGSLARSDRLAKYNQLIRIEEALGEVAEYAGRSILK from the coding sequence ATGAGCACCATTATCGACATTCACGCCCGTGAGATCCTCGACAGCCGGGGCAACCCGACGGTTGAGGTCGACGTGATCCTGGAAGACGGCACCATGGGCCGTGCTGCCGTGCCTTCGGGCGCCTCGACCGGCGCCTATGAGGCGGTGGAGAAGCGCGACGGCGACAAATCCCGCTATATGGGCAAGGGCGTTCTGGAAGCGGTCGCCGCGGTGAACGGCGAGATCGCCGAGGAACTGGTCGGCTTTGACGCCACCGAGCAGGTCGCCGTTGACCAGGCTATGATCGAGCTGGACGGCACCGAGAACAAGGGCCGCCTGGGTGCCAACGCGATCCTGGGCGTGTCGATGGCGGTGGCCAAGGCCGCGGCCGATTTCACCACCCAGCCGCTCTACCGCTATATCGGCGGCACCTCCGCCCGCGTGCTGCCGGTGCCGATGATGAACATCATCAACGGCGGCGAGCACGCCGACAACCCGATCGACATCCAGGAATTCATGATCATGCCGGTGGCTGCGGAGAACATTCGCGACGCGGTGCGCATGGGCTCGGAAGTGTTCCACACCCTGAAGAAAGAGCTGTCGGCGGCGGGTCTGTCGACCGGGATCGGCGACGAGGGCGGTTTTGCCCCGAACATCGCCTCCACCCGCGAAGCGTTGGATTTCGTGCTGAAATCCATCGAGAAGGCCGGTTACAAGCCGGGCGAGGAAATCTACCTGGCGCTCGATTGCGCGGCGACCGAGTACTACAAGGACGGCAAATACGTTCTGTCCGGCGAAGGCAAGACCCTGTCGTCCGAGGAAAACGTCGCCTATCTGGCGGCGCTGGTGAAGGATTATCCGATCATCTCGATCGAAGACGGCATGTCCGAGGATGACTGGGACGGCTGGAAGGCCCTGACCGACGAACTGGGCGGCAAGGTGCAGCTGGTGGGTGACGATCTGTTCGTGACCAACCCGGCGCGTCTGGCCGAGGGCATCGAGCGCGGCTGCGCCAACTCGATGCTGGTGAAAGTGAACCAGATCGGCTCGCTGACTGAGACCCTGAAAGCCGTCGATATGGCGCATCGCGCCCGTTACACCAACGTGATGTCGCACCGCTCCGGCGAGACCGAGGACGCCACCATCGCGGACCTGGCGGTTGCCACCAACTGCGGCCAGATCAAGACCGGCTCGCTGGCGCGCTCGGACCGGCTGGCGAAATACAACCAGCTGATCCGCATCGAGGAAGCGCTGGGCGAAGTGGCCGAATACGCGGGCCGTTCGATCCTGAAGTAA
- a CDS encoding glycine zipper 2TM domain-containing protein gives MTFRWIPALASSAVLGLGACTNLTPEQRTVAGVAGGAAAGLIAADALKADDDWRLIAALGGAAAGTMVAQNNQTKQCAYSRGDGTYYTAAC, from the coding sequence ATGACTTTCCGCTGGATCCCTGCTCTCGCAAGCAGCGCCGTACTGGGCCTGGGCGCCTGCACCAACCTGACCCCGGAACAGCGCACCGTTGCCGGAGTGGCAGGCGGCGCCGCAGCCGGCCTGATCGCGGCTGACGCGCTCAAGGCCGACGACGACTGGCGCCTGATCGCTGCCCTCGGCGGCGCAGCGGCAGGCACCATGGTTGCCCAGAACAACCAGACGAAGCAATGCGCCTATTCCCGCGGCGACGGCACCTATTACACTGCCGCGTGCTAA
- a CDS encoding GNAT family N-acetyltransferase, giving the protein MSAALHLAKPEHLDTVLALVAAFHAESGLESSDAHRRAGIDPLLNGHPYGAVYLIGPTRAPIGYIVITFGWSVEFGGMDGFVDELYIRPAVRGRGVATEVLTELPKSLAAAGVRALHLEVGRENETAQRLYLRTRFQPRKNCILMTKIL; this is encoded by the coding sequence ATGAGCGCCGCCCTGCACCTCGCCAAGCCCGAACACCTCGACACCGTGCTGGCGCTGGTTGCCGCCTTCCACGCCGAATCCGGACTGGAGAGCAGCGACGCGCACCGCCGCGCCGGGATTGATCCGCTCCTGAACGGCCACCCTTACGGCGCTGTCTACCTGATCGGCCCGACCCGCGCGCCGATCGGCTATATCGTCATCACCTTCGGCTGGTCGGTGGAATTCGGCGGCATGGACGGGTTTGTCGATGAACTCTACATCCGCCCCGCCGTGCGCGGCCGCGGCGTCGCCACCGAGGTTCTGACCGAGCTGCCGAAATCGCTGGCGGCAGCCGGCGTGCGCGCCCTTCACCTGGAGGTCGGCCGCGAAAACGAGACCGCCCAGCGGCTCTATCTGCGCACCCGGTTCCAGCCGCGCAAGAACTGCATCCTGATGACCAAAATCCTGTAG
- a CDS encoding nucleoside hydrolase, with the protein MSARKIIIDTDPGQDDAVAILLALASPGDLDLLGITCVAGNVPLELTSKNARITCEAAGKTDVPVYAGSKAPLARPLITAEHVHGQTGLDGPKLWEPQMPLAEGHGVDFIISTLRAQKAGTVTLCTLGPLTNIAAAFNTAPDIIERVQEIVMMGGAYFEVGNITPAAEFNIYADPEAAEIVFRSGAPITVMPLDVTHKVLATKPRVEAIRALDTRVGRFTAEMLDFFERFDMEKYGSEGGPLHDPCVIAWLLKPELFSGRQVNVEIETSSSLTLGMTVADWWGVTDRKPNALFIGDADDDGFFNLLTERLARL; encoded by the coding sequence ATGAGCGCCAGGAAAATCATCATCGACACCGACCCGGGCCAGGATGATGCCGTTGCCATCCTGCTGGCGCTGGCCAGTCCAGGGGATCTGGATTTGCTTGGCATCACCTGCGTTGCCGGCAATGTGCCGCTGGAACTGACCAGCAAGAACGCCCGCATCACCTGCGAGGCGGCAGGCAAGACGGACGTGCCGGTCTATGCCGGCAGCAAGGCGCCGCTCGCCCGGCCGCTGATCACCGCTGAGCATGTGCACGGCCAGACCGGCCTTGACGGGCCAAAGCTGTGGGAGCCGCAGATGCCGCTGGCGGAAGGCCACGGGGTGGATTTCATCATTTCGACCCTGCGCGCGCAGAAGGCTGGCACCGTCACGCTGTGCACCCTGGGCCCGCTCACCAATATCGCCGCCGCCTTCAACACCGCCCCCGACATCATCGAGCGGGTGCAGGAGATCGTGATGATGGGCGGCGCTTATTTCGAAGTCGGCAACATCACCCCGGCGGCTGAATTCAACATCTACGCCGACCCGGAAGCTGCTGAAATCGTGTTCCGATCCGGGGCTCCGATCACAGTGATGCCGCTGGATGTGACGCATAAGGTGCTGGCCACCAAACCGCGTGTCGAGGCGATCCGCGCCCTCGATACCCGCGTTGGCCGCTTCACCGCCGAGATGCTCGACTTCTTCGAGCGATTCGATATGGAGAAATACGGCTCCGAAGGCGGCCCGCTGCATGACCCCTGCGTCATCGCCTGGCTGCTCAAGCCTGAGCTGTTCTCCGGCCGCCAAGTGAACGTGGAAATCGAAACGTCCTCCAGCCTGACCCTCGGCATGACCGTGGCCGACTGGTGGGGCGTCACGGACCGCAAACCCAATGCCCTGTTCATTGGCGACGCCGACGACGACGGCTTTTTCAACCTCCTGACCGAAAGGCTGGCCCGCCTATGA